One region of Campylobacter concisus genomic DNA includes:
- a CDS encoding YraN family protein — protein MGLKEYLFGKSSEDRACKFLQKLGFVILERNFHSKFGEIDIIALSSDKILHFIEVKATSGGYEVEYRLNKAKYMKILKTINFYMMKNEPNRDFQVDLLVIKNEDLELIENISL, from the coding sequence TTGGGGTTAAAAGAGTATCTCTTTGGCAAAAGCTCAGAAGATAGGGCGTGTAAATTTTTACAAAAGCTTGGTTTTGTCATTTTAGAGAGAAATTTTCACTCTAAATTTGGTGAGATCGACATCATCGCGCTAAGTAGCGATAAAATTTTACACTTTATAGAGGTAAAAGCAACTAGCGGAGGATACGAAGTAGAGTATAGGCTAAACAAGGCAAAATATATGAAAATTTTAAAAACTATAAATTTTTATATGATGAAAAATGAGCCAAATAGAGATTTTCAAGTCGATTTACTCGTCATAAAAAATGAAGATTTAGAACTGATAGAAAATATTAGTTTATAA